One part of the Pelodiscus sinensis isolate JC-2024 chromosome 16, ASM4963464v1, whole genome shotgun sequence genome encodes these proteins:
- the MMD2 gene encoding monocyte to macrophage differentiation factor 2 isoform X1 codes for MFMSRILDFQKTRYARFMNHRVPSNRRYQPTEYEHAANCATHAFWIIPSILGSSILCVLSDDQWETISAWIYGCGLSGLFTVSTIFHTISWKKRHLRTVEHCLHMFDRMVIYFFIAASYAPWLNLRELGPWASHMRWIIWIMASIGTIYVFFFHERYKLVELACYVIMGVFPALVILSMPNRDGLMELMAGGLFYCLGTVFFKSDGRIPFAHAIWHLFVATGAGIHYYAIWRYLYRPDALQAKMSR; via the exons GTTTATGAATCACAGAGTCCCATCCAACCGGAGATACCAGCCAACAGAGTATGAGCATGCAGCTAACTGTGCCACACATGCC ttctgGATCATCCCCAGCATTCTTGGCAGCTCCATCCTCTGCGTCCTCTCAGATGACCAGTGGGAGACCATCTCAGCTTGGATCTATGGGTGTGGCTTGTCTGGCCTCTTCACTGTCTCCACCATCTTTCACACCATCTCCTGGAAGAAGAGACACCTCAG AacggtggagcactgcctgcacaTGTTTGATAGGATGGTGATCTACTTCTTCATAGCAGCATCTTATGCCCCCTG GCTGAACCTACGGGAGTTGGGTCCTTGGGCCTCCCACATGCGCTGGATCATCTGGATCATGGCCTCTATCGGAACCATCTATGTCTTCTTCTTCCATGAGCG GTACAAGCTGGTGGAGCTGGCATGTTACGTTATCATGGGCGTCTTCCCTGCTCTGGTGATCCTTTCAATG CCGAACCGAGATGGCCTCATGGAGCTGATGGCTGGCGGACTATTTTACTGCCTGGGCACCGTCTTCTTCAAGAGCGACGGGCGCATCCCCTTTGCCCATGCCATTTGGCACCTCTTCGTGGCAACTGGAGCAGGCATCCACTACTATGCCATTTGGCGGTACCTCTACCGGCCGGACGCGCTGCAGGCCAAGATGTCCAGATAG
- the MMD2 gene encoding monocyte to macrophage differentiation factor 2 isoform X2, producing the protein MLNVGKNSLRVISPGKVFWIIPSILGSSILCVLSDDQWETISAWIYGCGLSGLFTVSTIFHTISWKKRHLRTVEHCLHMFDRMVIYFFIAASYAPWLNLRELGPWASHMRWIIWIMASIGTIYVFFFHERYKLVELACYVIMGVFPALVILSMPNRDGLMELMAGGLFYCLGTVFFKSDGRIPFAHAIWHLFVATGAGIHYYAIWRYLYRPDALQAKMSR; encoded by the exons ATGCTAAATGTCGGGAAGAACTCCTTGAGAGTCATCTCTCCAGGAAAAGTG ttctgGATCATCCCCAGCATTCTTGGCAGCTCCATCCTCTGCGTCCTCTCAGATGACCAGTGGGAGACCATCTCAGCTTGGATCTATGGGTGTGGCTTGTCTGGCCTCTTCACTGTCTCCACCATCTTTCACACCATCTCCTGGAAGAAGAGACACCTCAG AacggtggagcactgcctgcacaTGTTTGATAGGATGGTGATCTACTTCTTCATAGCAGCATCTTATGCCCCCTG GCTGAACCTACGGGAGTTGGGTCCTTGGGCCTCCCACATGCGCTGGATCATCTGGATCATGGCCTCTATCGGAACCATCTATGTCTTCTTCTTCCATGAGCG GTACAAGCTGGTGGAGCTGGCATGTTACGTTATCATGGGCGTCTTCCCTGCTCTGGTGATCCTTTCAATG CCGAACCGAGATGGCCTCATGGAGCTGATGGCTGGCGGACTATTTTACTGCCTGGGCACCGTCTTCTTCAAGAGCGACGGGCGCATCCCCTTTGCCCATGCCATTTGGCACCTCTTCGTGGCAACTGGAGCAGGCATCCACTACTATGCCATTTGGCGGTACCTCTACCGGCCGGACGCGCTGCAGGCCAAGATGTCCAGATAG